Part of the Streptomyces sp. NBC_01353 genome, TGAAGGTGACGGGCGGCCAGAAGCTGCTCGACTCCAACCCGGTGCTCCAGCAGACCTTCGCCATCCGCGACGCCTACCTGGACCCGATCTCCTACCTCCAGGTCGCCCTGCTGGCCCGCCAGCGCGCCGCGGCCGAGCGCGGCGAGGACCCGGACCCGCTGCTCGCCCGAGCCCTCCTGCTCACGGTGAACGGTGTCGCGGCCGGCCTGCGCAACACCGGCTGACCTGCCGCGCGTACGACAGTGCCCCCGCCGGAATCCCTTCCGGCGGGGGCACTTCGCTGTAGCGGGAATCAGTGCTGCTGGGCCTTGCGGCGACGCGTCACCATGAACGCACCGGCACCCGCGAGGGCGACGGCGACGGCGGCCATGATGCCGACGGGGGCGCTGGAGCCGGTCTCGGCCAGGTCACCACCGGTGCCGCCGGTGGTGTCGCCCGGCTCACCCGGGGCGGTGGCGGAGGGCGACTCGGAGGCGCCCGGCGTCTCGCTGCCGGGAGTCTCCGGGGTCTCCGTACCGGGGGTCTCCGTACCGGGCGTCTCGGTGCCGGGGGTTTCCGTGCCGGGGGTCTCGGCGGGCGGGCAGTCGGTCTTGAAGACCTTCTGCTTCGCGCGGCCGTTCTCGCCCTCGAAGTTCCAGAACAGCTTGTACTGGCCGTTCGGGAGGGTCATGTCCTCGGTGCGCTCGTGGCCGTCGGCGTCGAGCGTGATCAGGCCGGTCTTGACCGTGGTGCCCTTGTCCTGCTCGTTGTTCGCCCACGCCTCGATGTGCCAGTTCACCTTCTGGCCGGCGTCGAAGCCGAAGGCGTCGAGGTAGAAGGAGCAGACCTTGGGCTCGTTCTTACGGAGCTCCTCGCCGGTCTTCGAGTCGTGGATCTTCACGGTGCCGTTGTCGCCCTGGGGCTTGCCCGAGGCCGAGGCCGCGGGGGCCAGCAGCAGAGAGCCCGCGAGAGCCGCGACCAGCGCGCCTGCGGGAAGGAGAGATCGTCGCATGTGCAGTCGTCCATCTGGGATGAGGGATGCCGTGGGGGGCGGCGGGGGCAGCCTAGCTGCCTCTTTAAGTCATCCTTAACCCACGGCTTGATAACAATCCCGCCAGCCCCTCCCGTTATGGATCACAACGCGAAGAACGTCCCAACCAGTAGCAGTCCACCCGCCCCCGCCAGCGACCACGCCGTCCGCGTCAGCCGCAGCCCACCCCCGACGAGCGGCGCCGCGAGCAGCAGCGCCCCGCCCAACGGCAGCCAGGCGTGCAGGCCACCACCCCACCCCGTCCGTACGGCCTCCGCCGTGCCCGGCTTCACGACCACCGGCACCGTCTGGCCCTTGCCGGCCGCCACCGAGCGGTCGATCGTCAGCGTGTTGTGCGGCGAAGGCGGACCGTCCGGGACATAACGGCCGCTGCACGTCTCCTCGTTGCAGCCGGTCACCGTCAACGTGCCGTGCTCACGGCCCTTGGAAAGCAGGATGTGCTGCGCCGAACCCCAGGACGACCACGCTCCCGCGACGAGGAGCAGCAGGGCGACCAGGGCCATGGCGGCGTTACGGGCGTGCGTCATGACCCGCGATCGTACAGTCGTACTGTTCCGGCGCGTCGATCAGGAGTTGCACACGGGCTGCCGCGTCGCTCAGGAGTTGTACGCGGACTGCGCGCTCTCCAGACCCTCCGCCACCAGACACTCGACGGAATCCGCCGCCCGGTCCACGAAGAAGTCCAACTCCTTGCGCTCCGTCGACGAGAAGTCCTTCAGAACGAAATCCGCGACCTGCATCCGACCCGGCGGACGACCGATCCCGAACCGCACCCGGTGATACTCGGCACTCATCGCCTTCGTCATCGACTTCAGACCGTTGTGGCCGTTGTCGCCACCACCGATCTTCAGCCGCAGCACCCCGTAGTCGATGTCCAACTCGTCATGGATCGCCACCACGTGCGCCGTCGGCACCTTGTAGAAGTCCCGCAGCGCCGTCACCGGACCGCCCGAGAGATTCATGTACGACATCGGCTTCGCAAGGATCACCCGGCGGTTCGCGGGCCCGGGAGGACCCATCCGGCCCTCGACCACCTGCGCCTGCGCCTTCTGCGCCCGCTTGAACTTCCCGCCGATACGGTCCGCGAGCAGATCCACGACCATGAAGCCCACATTGTGGCGATTCGCGGCGTACTCGGGGCCCGGGTTGCCGAGACCGACGATCAGCCAGGGGGCGTTCGCGTCGTCCGTCATCGTGGGACGTCTCCTCGTCTGCGTACTACTGGGCGGGGAACAGGGGAACGGGGTGGCAGGCCGCAGCCCACCACCCCGTCCGCGTCAGACAGAGCCTACGGCTCAGGCCTCGGCGCCCTCGGCCGCGACGGCCTCGCCCTCGGCCTCGGCAGCCGGCTCCTCGGCCTGCGCGGCCAGGACCTGCAGGACGACCGCGTCGGCGTCGGTGGACAGGGTCACACCGTTCGGGAGCGTGATGTCCTTGGCGAGGATGGAGGCACCGGCCTCCAGGCCCTCCACGGAGACCGTGACGGCCTCGGGGATGTGGGTGGCCTCGGCCTCGACGGAGAGCGTGTTCAGCACGTGCTCCAGCAGGTTGCCACCGGCGGCGAGCTCACCCTCGGCCTGGACCGGGATCTCGACGGTGACCTTCTCGCCACGCTTGACGAGGATCAGGTCGACGTGCACCAGGTAACCCTTGATGGCGTCACGCTGAACGGCCTTCGGGATCGCCAGCTCGTTCTTGCCGTCGATGTCCAGGGACAGCAGAACGTTCGGGGTACGCAGGGCGAGCAGCAGCTCGTGGCCCGGAAGCGTCACGTGGACCGGCTCGGTGCCGTGACCGTAGACGACGCCGGGAACCTTGTTCTCACGACGGATCGAACGGGCCGCACCCTTGCCGAACTCGGAACGAACCTCGGCGGAGATCTTCACCTCGGACATATGCACTCCTCGTAAGCAGAAACAGAACAGTGTGGCTACCCGGCCACGACTGGCCTGCTACGAAGAGCGCGTCGATAACGGACCGCCGCACCTCACCGGTACGGCCTCCCTCGCCGAGCAACTACGGCAGTCTACTCGCCCCGCGCCGCCCCACCCAATTGGATCACCCGGCCCCCCGCCGACTCCGCCCACACCCCCGGGGACCACCCGACCCCGCCCCGAACCCAGATCGCCGGAAAGCAGATAGCCGTCTACCTATCCTTGCCGCTCATGGACCTGCTGCTGCACCTGCGGTACTTCCGGACCGTCGCCGAAGAACAACACTTCGGACGCGCCGCCGAACGCCTGCACATGGCCCAGCCCTCCCTCTCCCAACGCATCCAACGCCTCGAACGCGAACTCGGCGTCCGCCTCCTCGACCGCACCAGCCGCGGCACCACCCTCACCCCCGCCGGCCGCCTCGTCCTCACCGAAGCCGAACACCTCCTCACCGCCGCCGACCGGCTCACCGCCGCCGTCGCCCGCCTCCGCAACGGCCAGGCCGGCACCCTCCGCGCCGCCGTCCCACCCCGCCTCGGCGCCGCCGCCGTCGGAGCCCTCCTCATCACGTACCGCGACCGCTCCCCAGGCGGCGACCTCGACCTCCGCGAACTCCCCAGCGCCCAACAGACCGCCGAACTCACCGCCGGCACCCTCGACGTCGGCGTCGTCCGCCACCCCTGCCCCGCCCCCGGCCTCGCCTTCGGCCCCCTCCTGCACCAACCCCTCGGCGTCCTCCTCCCCGACACCGACCCCCTCGCCGCCCACCCCGACATCCCCGCAGCCGCACTCACCGGCCGCGACCTCGTCCTCTTCCCCCGCGCCGAAGCCCCCGCCCTCCACGACGAAACCCTCACCGCCTGCGCCCGACACGGCTGCACCCCCGCCACCGTCCACGAAGCCGCAGCACCCGACTTCACCCGCGGACTCGTCCTCTCCGGAGGCGCCGTCGCCCTCCAACCCCGCTCCCCGGCCGAACCCGGCACCGTCTGGCGCCCCCTGCGCGACAACCCCGTCACCTGGCGCACCTCCGCCGCCTGGCCCCAAGGCCGCGACGGACCCGCCGTACGCCTCTTCGCCGACACCGCCCACGAAACCCTCCGCGACCACGCGGGCATGATCACCGACACCCCCACCGGCGCATCCGCGAGGATGCTCTTCCCCCGCCCCGCATCGGAGTTCCCCCTGTGACCGCCGCAGCCCGTACGCGCATCACCTCGGCCTTCACCGACGCGGGCGTCACCGGACAGCTCCACGCCACCGACATCGACACCGGCACCACCATCACCATCGGCGCCGACCTCGAAACCCCCACCGCCAGCGTCCACAAACTCTGCGTCATCGCCGCCCTCTACCGACACGCAGCCCACGGCCACATCGACCTGCGCCACCCCGTCGACATCCCCGCCGAAGGCCGCTCACCCGGCGCCACCGGCCTCGCCGCCATGCGCGACGCCGCCCGCCTCTCCCTGCGCGACCTCGCCGGCCTCGCCGTCGCCGTCAGCGACAACACCGCCGCCGACCTCCTCATCGACGCCATCGGCCTCGACACCGTCAACCGCACCATGACCGACCTCGGCCTCACCCGCACCATCGCCGTCCACACCATGCGTGAGCTCTACGCCACCCTCCGCGAGGACGCCGGCGGCGCACCCACCGCCCTCACCGACCCCACCGTCGTCACCCGCCTCCGCGCCCTCGACCCCACCCGCACCAACCGCTCCACAGCCCGCGAGATCGCCGCCCTCCTCGCCGCCATCTGGCGCGACGAGCTCTGCACGGGCGAGTACGCGCAAGAACTCCGCACCGTCCTCGGACTCCAAGCCTGGAGCCACCGCCTCGCCGCCGGATTCCCCTTCGACGACGTCCGCGTCAGCGGCAAGACCGGCTCCCTGCCCACCCTGCGCCACGAAGCCGGAGTCGTCGAATACCCCGACGGCGGCCGCTACGCCATCGCCGTCTTCACCCGGGCCGCCGCGACCACGGTCACACTCCCGGCGGCGGACGCCGCCATC contains:
- a CDS encoding serine hydrolase translates to MTAAARTRITSAFTDAGVTGQLHATDIDTGTTITIGADLETPTASVHKLCVIAALYRHAAHGHIDLRHPVDIPAEGRSPGATGLAAMRDAARLSLRDLAGLAVAVSDNTAADLLIDAIGLDTVNRTMTDLGLTRTIAVHTMRELYATLREDAGGAPTALTDPTVVTRLRALDPTRTNRSTAREIAALLAAIWRDELCTGEYAQELRTVLGLQAWSHRLAAGFPFDDVRVSGKTGSLPTLRHEAGVVEYPDGGRYAIAVFTRAAATTVTLPAADAAIGRAARIAVDALRA
- a CDS encoding 50S ribosomal protein L25/general stress protein Ctc, with protein sequence MSEVKISAEVRSEFGKGAARSIRRENKVPGVVYGHGTEPVHVTLPGHELLLALRTPNVLLSLDIDGKNELAIPKAVQRDAIKGYLVHVDLILVKRGEKVTVEIPVQAEGELAAGGNLLEHVLNTLSVEAEATHIPEAVTVSVEGLEAGASILAKDITLPNGVTLSTDADAVVLQVLAAQAEEPAAEAEGEAVAAEGAEA
- a CDS encoding LysR substrate-binding domain-containing protein; protein product: MDLLLHLRYFRTVAEEQHFGRAAERLHMAQPSLSQRIQRLERELGVRLLDRTSRGTTLTPAGRLVLTEAEHLLTAADRLTAAVARLRNGQAGTLRAAVPPRLGAAAVGALLITYRDRSPGGDLDLRELPSAQQTAELTAGTLDVGVVRHPCPAPGLAFGPLLHQPLGVLLPDTDPLAAHPDIPAAALTGRDLVLFPRAEAPALHDETLTACARHGCTPATVHEAAAPDFTRGLVLSGGAVALQPRSPAEPGTVWRPLRDNPVTWRTSAAWPQGRDGPAVRLFADTAHETLRDHAGMITDTPTGASARMLFPRPASEFPL
- the pth gene encoding aminoacyl-tRNA hydrolase; translation: MTDDANAPWLIVGLGNPGPEYAANRHNVGFMVVDLLADRIGGKFKRAQKAQAQVVEGRMGPPGPANRRVILAKPMSYMNLSGGPVTALRDFYKVPTAHVVAIHDELDIDYGVLRLKIGGGDNGHNGLKSMTKAMSAEYHRVRFGIGRPPGRMQVADFVLKDFSSTERKELDFFVDRAADSVECLVAEGLESAQSAYNS
- a CDS encoding LPXTG cell wall anchor domain-containing protein codes for the protein MRRSLLPAGALVAALAGSLLLAPAASASGKPQGDNGTVKIHDSKTGEELRKNEPKVCSFYLDAFGFDAGQKVNWHIEAWANNEQDKGTTVKTGLITLDADGHERTEDMTLPNGQYKLFWNFEGENGRAKQKVFKTDCPPAETPGTETPGTETPGTETPGTETPETPGSETPGASESPSATAPGEPGDTTGGTGGDLAETGSSAPVGIMAAVAVALAGAGAFMVTRRRKAQQH